The Malus domestica chromosome 17, GDT2T_hap1 genome contains the following window.
tcacctctcccagaccctgcataaaacgggagccttgtgcactgggtacgacgactTTAAGGAAGTACTCAAATTTTATTGTGTGACGAGGAAGCTTTAATACGATGTTACTCAAAAACACTTGACAATGCGTGTTGAAGTTTGTGCAAGACCATCTTCGGTGTGGGATACTATCAACAAGAAACATGATCAATTTACAATATGCGAACTTGTAAAGGGATCCATTTGAGAACCCAAGAACaaaaattccctttttttttttaatacaagatCAAAGACTCCCTTTAGATTGCAATCTTAacttttaagaaaaactaacaaaaagtccaaaaaaacttctcttttaacgaaaaaccatttttaaagGTTAGTGAATAGTGctagttaaaggtaaaaatgtgatttttcgttaaaagtaaacagtatcaggagtgttttgttaaaactcccaactTTTATCATTTGTTACTTGTTTGCGGAAGCAAAGGCCGATAATGCAGAGGTGAGAGATGGAGAGGTCCAAGTTGATGGGGGAGGAACCAAAACCCAATGGGCGCTTTAACCATTTGAAAGCCAGAGGTCAATTTTACTAGGTTGGCTTCTACCACCACTTGCATTCATTACATAACCAAAAGCTTCAGGTCACAAGTCCAAAATTGTGAAATGAAGAAAATTATCATCATTTTTGCCTGGGAAATGGAACTGCTCTTAGAGAAAACAGACCTATATCACCAACCAAAAGACAGAAAAGGAATTTAACTGAAATGAGCAAGGCACAGTAACACTTCAAAATATACGGGTTGGTATGTTAATAGTTCAAAATGTTTACAAGAATTGGAAAAGTTGCCTTCTTACAGTTTTTACTCCGATCGACCATGTTCTTTCTCTACCAAGCCCAGCCTTTGTCTCAAAACTAAAGCCTTGCTCAATCACTAGACAACAGACATCACAAAGCCCTTGTATTGGGTAATATCACAAGTGCAGTCGATAGCATCTCATTTACAAAACTAGTTTTTCTGGGATGCACTCACATTGCCAATACACGAGGCTGTTCAACTCAAAAGATTAGCCAACAAGTCCAGTGTCAAATACCTTGAATCCATCgagcatcaattttttttcaagtagCAAAAGAATAGATCAAGAGAAACAACGCCAACTGGAGATGGTATCCGCTAATAATTCTCTGACTCGTAAATGCAAAAACTGGAGAGCAAAATTTTCTGCTTAGTATACAGAAGCATCAAATCTCGGCTCATAGAAACAAACCTGGCTGTTGTATGACTGCAGTGCACAGCCTGCAATCCATGACCACACCTTCTTATCAACGTCGTAAAGAAGACCCTTTCCTTGGTTCCAAGATGTGAAGCAGATCAAGTTATCCTGTCCAGAGCACTCGAACCTCTCGGCTGATAACCTTAACAGAGATCTGAAATACTTCGGAGGCATCCTGCTAATCTCTACCCATAAAAATTTAGCATGATCCAGTTCCCAAATTCTCATACTCTGAAGAGTACTATAAAGACCAATCCTTCCAACTAGAAACAGACGCTTCTGGGTGCCAGCAACCAAATAACCATCCAATAGAGACCGCGGGAACTTAGCTGGAATGTGTTCCCAGTACCCTGTGTCCAGTCGATACATCATCAGGCCAAGTGGAGAAAGGGTTTCCAAATATAATCTGGAGTCACAATATGCCATCTTTGAGGAGCAAAGATTAACTGCAGGCATTATCTGGTGAATTGACCACGTATTGAGCTTCGAATCATATACTTCAGTGGGCAGTGATTTGTCACCATAAATATCACTAGTAGCTATAACTTTAAACGACCGGTCCTTCCTATCAACAACCATTATCAGCTGCCTCTGCTGATTATAATGCATACTTGGCAATGTCCTCCAAGTTTGTGTAAGAGGGTTACAAACCAAGGCTCTAAAATTTAAGCCATCAAGCCCAGAAAAGCAAACTAAACCAGCAGAAGAACCGACCAACCAGAATGCCCACTGTGGCAAAAATGTGAACGGAATCCTATACCATGTTTTTAATGGCAAGCTGAAGACTGAGCATTGTGGGGTCTGAGAGTTCTTCCAAAATGTGAGAAGACAAGGCCCATGAGACGGTACTTGTGAGTGAAACTTAAGAAAGCTTCTATCTTGTAGAATTGTATTCCACCGTTTACATACACAGCGGAGCCTGAATATCATGAACGGCGGAATTCTAGCTAATATCTCATTCAACAAATCCTCGGGCAACATTGCCCATATATTATCCTCCATTTGAACATCAGGATGAACTGGTTTCCCAAATGTAGAAGCCGTTTCTTCATCCAGTCCTCGCGGCTTTGTCTTAACCACCTTTTGCCTCGAAGGGCTTGTATTCCTTGATCTTACACAACCCAACGGACTCGTGTTCCTCGACCCACCACCTCTAAGCGGCGACACTTGCTTTGGGCACCTATCATCTTCACTTGAAACCCCATTTCCCACAGATTTCGAACTAGTTACAGCAGACCTAGATTCAGAAGATTCCTCAGAACCATCCATGGTGATAAAACCCCAACCAACCAAAATTTTACTCCGGCGTTTCAACCCTAGTACCCAATTCCTCCCAAAAGAccaaaaatttcaatgtcaATCAACTTTCATCACCAAACAACAAAACCCAGAATTCAAAAAGTATGGCCTTTAATAATCACAGCATTAGACCAGCATTATAATTGAGATTAAACAAAAAAGCCCTAATCTTTACTCAGATCCAAAATTCATAATCTTGCAGATTGTAAGATGAGTCAAGTGAAAGATGGAAACTTTTTGAGCAAATATCAATTACCAGCACAAAATTCAAGCTTTTCACCTTGTGATTTGAGATAAGTGTCCTCCAGGATTCAGAAATCTTCCATGGCTTCTGCTTGGTGAAGGAAACAGCTTGTTGGAGGAGCACAGATGAGTAAATTCAGGCATAGAAATTAGGGGAAAGGCCCGGGGGGTCCTAATTTCAAGGCTATTTCTTTTTACATTTGTGTTTGATTTACTTTGTCACTATTTGACAAAATGGACAAAGAAGAATCCATATAAATATTTCTGCATGATGTTGATGCCTATGGCCATCAGAGGGTGCCACGTTAGAGAAGAAGTTGTTTATTTTTCTGCTTTAGTTGATAACATTGTTTGGCTGGGACCTATCAGACAAAATGGACGGCAATGATTGGGGGGGTGGGTGTGATTGTGTACATAGCAGATAAGTAGTAAAACTTTGCTCTAAAAAATAAACTTACCTCTTTAGCCTATTGCTATTAGATTATTGGGGTCCACCTGGTACTTTTGTCTCCATGGGCTCCACTCATGTTTCTGGTGGTTGACGAAGCTTTAATCTGCACAATGCACCAAACGGATGCATTGTTGTTTACCACATGTACACTGTAAGTAAGCAGTGTGTGTCTTCTAATATCAAGTAGCTGAGAGGATATTGGGGATATTGTAAAACTATAGTTTTtgtatataaattaaaattgggCATATCGTAAGATCTCAAGAATTCCTACAACTTGGGATGAAAATCTTGCAGAATAGTCACGAATTGTGAGTAGCTGTCAGCTAGTCGATAGCAAATTGGTCGACCAATCACCCATATCCAGCAAGAGCCCTTTTGGATGCTAATATAGGATCCCATTTTATGAAAAATCAAATGCAAAGAGGAAAACTTTACTGCAAGTCTTCCATATAATATTATGTAAAAATGCTGCATTTTCTTCAGTCTAACTCTTTGTTGTTACCAATAGTTTTATGACCTTTGAGAATAATAGAAAGCAATCCAACTTCATCTTCAGCTATAATTCGTCAAGTTCCCTCAAACGGATTTGTTGTAGAGGATAAACGAGTGCCTTTTTGGACACTACTGTAGGGTGCCTGATTTACTTGGGGTGTGGTGCAAGTGTAGCTGGGAAAAGACGATTTGATCTAATATTGAGGATACTCCAACGTCTCAAGGCGTTTTCTCCAACTCAAGATCAATCTTGCAAGATAGTTGCAGATTGTGAGTAATTGTCAATTGACCCATCATTTACATTCTTTAGTTTCTTGCGATAATTTCAAAATATCTCAATACATATCTTTTTGCACGAGAGCAGCTTACATGTAACGGATTCACTGTCACTTGACGTCTCAATCTAACAATACATTGTCGTGTGAAGAAAAACTTACACTTGACAAAGTATTATTAAATACAGGACACTATGTGACGGTAAACTCGTTTCATGTAAGTCCTTCTTTTTTTGCACATATATCTGTGATCGACGGCCAGATTTTATACTTGTCACCAAGAATTTTGTTATATGTGATCCAAGCTTCCCCACTCTATTTAAATATCGATATATCAGGCCCGCAAACCCTAGCAAAACAGACTATCTCTCACTTTGTTAATCTTCTATTTGTTTCCAAGCCTTTTTCTGACTCGGTCatttataattatttaattaattaggtaCAAATAAACTTGCAATATATGCATAAAAGTTGATCAGCCAGAGCTCCCAAGGGACACGGTATTCCATCAATTTCTCCCAAGGCTGCCGGCAAAGTCGCTAATGCGATTTAGGTGCGTATGCAAGCTTTGGTCCTCTCTTATCCGTAGCCCTTCCTCGCTGCTCACATGAACTTCCATTGCCACAACTACAAGAAAGATACTACAAAACTCCTCTTCACATTACAAAGAAGTAGCCACTGGCTCTTCTTCTGCTCAGGAATAGATCAGCAACGATATCCAACACCTGTTGCCCTACATACGTACTCCCCGTACATATCTTACTCCAATTTTGCGGTACAATCGTACAGAGAGTATCAAAGGTTTGGTCTGTGCATTAAGTGATGAATATGTTTTTGTATTTAACCCTAGCACGAGAGAGTTTGCAGTGCTTTTTGATGCAGAAATCGACCACAAATTTCTCGCTGGGATCATGCCATTGTGGATTCAGTCCTTTTACGAAAGAGTATAAGGTTCTCCGAGTAGTAGGTAGTAGATTGTTCCAATAGTGGCAGGCTGAAAGTTTTCATGCTGAAAATGTTATTGGGTCACGGAGGCAGTTAAAATTAATCTTGCTCATCTTCCTTTTGACCGGCCAAAATGTTTGT
Protein-coding sequences here:
- the LOC103425907 gene encoding F-box/kelch-repeat protein At5g15710-like; this translates as MPEFTHLCSSNKLFPSPSRSHGRFLNPGGHLSQITRNWVLGLKRRSKILVGWGFITMDGSEESSESRSAVTSSKSVGNGVSSEDDRCPKQVSPLRGGGSRNTSPLGCVRSRNTSPSRQKVVKTKPRGLDEETASTFGKPVHPDVQMEDNIWAMLPEDLLNEILARIPPFMIFRLRCVCKRWNTILQDRSFLKFHSQVPSHGPCLLTFWKNSQTPQCSVFSLPLKTWYRIPFTFLPQWAFWLVGSSAGLVCFSGLDGLNFRALVCNPLTQTWRTLPSMHYNQQRQLIMVVDRKDRSFKVIATSDIYGDKSLPTEVYDSKLNTWSIHQIMPAVNLCSSKMAYCDSRLYLETLSPLGLMMYRLDTGYWEHIPAKFPRSLLDGYLVAGTQKRLFLVGRIGLYSTLQSMRIWELDHAKFLWVEISRMPPKYFRSLLRLSAERFECSGQDNLICFTSWNQGKGLLYDVDKKVWSWIAGCALQSYNSQVCFYEPRFDASVY